In the genome of Streptomyces sp. P3, the window AGCGACAGACGGCCGGTGTTGAGGGTGGTCAGGGCGATCTTGAGGCCCGCGCCCTCGGGTCCGATGCGGTGGGCGGCCGGGACCCGGACCCGGTGGAAGCGGGTGACGCCGTTCTCGATGCCGCGCAGGCCCATGAAGGCGTTGCGGTTCTCGACGGTGATGCCGGGCGAGTCGCTCTCCACCACGAAGGCGGTGATGCCGCCCTTGTGGCCCTCGCTCTTCGGCACCCGGGCCATCACCACCAGCAGGTCGGCGACGACGCCGTTGGTCGTCCACAGCTTCACGCCGTCGAGGACGTAGTCGTCCCCCTCGGGCACCGCGCTCGTGGCGAGGCGCGCCGGGTCGGAGCCGACGTCCGGCTCGGTGAGGAGGAAGGCGCTGATGTCGGTGGTGGCACAGCGGGGCAGGAACTTCTGCTTCTGCTCGGGGGTGCCGAACATCTTCAGCGGCTGCGGCACGCCGATCGACTGGTGCGCCGACAGCAGCACGCCGATCGCCGGGCTGGCCGAGCCGACCAGGGCCAGCGCCTTGTTGTAGTAGACCTGCGTCAGGCCGAGGCCGCCGTACTTGGGGTCGATCTTCATGCCGAGGGCGCCGAGCTCCTTGAGCCCGGTGATCACCTCGTCGGGGATCCTGGCCTCGCGCTCGATACGGGCCGCGTCCACCTGCGTGTCGCAGAAGGCGCGGAGCTTGGCCAGGAACGCCTCGCCGCGCCGGACGGCCTCGTCGGAGGGGACCGGGTGAGGGTGGATGAGGTCGAGCCGGAAACGGCCCAGGAACAGTTCCTTGGCGAAGCTGGGCTTGCGCCAGTCCTGTTCCCGGGCGGCCTCGGCGACCTGACGGGCCTCACGTTCGGTGACGGTGGGTTTCTTGAGGGGTGGTGCGGACATGAGGCTCACCTCGCCGCGAATCGGGATCTCGGACCACATCGGTTACCGATCGGTGCTACCCGATCGTTGGTACCCGATCCGGGCCGAGGTGGCCACCCCGTGTGCGCGCGTTCGACCGGACCGGCCCCCGGCGGGCTCCGGTCGCGAGCGGCCCGCGCCCCGGCGGATCACGGCGCCCGGGTGTGCGCCGGGGCGTGCGGAAGCACCGCTTCCCCCCGTCGGGCGGCCTGCGCCGAACGGGTGTGCGCGACTCCCGCGAGGGGTTCCCGTACCCTTCTCCACCATTCCGCCATAACTCGTTGTCGAAGCGCTTCGACAACCTATGGACACCCACCCCCTCCGGGGTTACTGTCGAACCACTCTCACCCGCCCACGTTCGCAATGCGCACTGTCGAAGCGCTTCACAAAGCTTGGAGAGCTGGATGGTCACCCTCGCCGAGGTCGCCCAGCACGCCGGAGTCTCGGCGAGCACGGTGAGCTATGTCCTCAGTGGCAAGCGGTCCATCTCGACGACGACCCGGCAGCGCGTCGAACAGAGCATCCGGGAACTCGGCTACCACCCGAACGCGGGCGCCCGCGCACTGGCCAGCAGCCGGTCCAACATCATCGCGCTGATGATTCCGCTGCGCACCGACATCTACGTGCCGGTGATGATGGAGATCGCCATCGCGGTGGCCACCACGGCGCGCGCGTACGGGTACGACGTCCTGCTGCTGACCGGCGAGGAGGGGCCCGACGCCGTCCGGCGCGTCACCGGCAGCGGGCTCGCCGACGCGATGATCCTGATGGACGTCGAACTGGACGACGAGCGGCTGCCGCTGTTGCGCTCCACCGACCAGCCCTCCGTGCTGATCGGGCTGCCCGCCGACACCTCCGGCCTGACCTGCGTCGACCTGGACTTCGCGGCGACCGGCGCGCTGTGCGTGGAACACCTGGCGCAGCTGGGGCACCGTGACGTCGCGGTCATCGGTGAGGCGCCCGCGGTCTACGAACGGCACACCGGTTTCGCCGAACGCACCCTCGACGGTCTCCGGCACCGGGCCAGGGAACTGGGCCTGCGGCTGCTGCACCGCCCGTGCGAGGGCGGGTACGACGCGATGGCCGTGACACTGGCCCGGGTCCTCGACGAGCGGCCGGGCACCACCGGCTTCGTCGTGCAGAACGAGTCGGCGGTCGAGCCCCTGCTCGCGCTGCTGCGCCAGCAGGGCCGGGCCGTCCCGGAGGACGTGTCGGTGGTGGCGATCTGCCCCGATCAGGTCGCCGTCCAGGCGTCGGTGCGGCTGACCTCGGTCGCCATCCCCGCCCAGGAGATGGGCCGGCACGCCGTGGAACGCCTCGTCGCCAAGCTGGAGGGGCGCGGCGGCGACGAAGTCGTGCTCATCGCGCCCGAGCTGACGGTCCGGGCGAGCTCGGGACCGGCGCCCTCCGGAGCCTGACCCGCACCCCGCATCCCGCCTCCCGCCCCCTGTCGCTCTCGCACCTCGCTCCCCGCCCCTCTCGCCCGTCGGGGCGCCCCCCTGCCCGCATCCCCTGTTTCACTCCTGTCTGCACTCCTTCAAGGAGCACCCCACGTGAACCAGCCTGCCGAAAACCAGCCTCAGGTCAGCCTCGCGCAGTCGTCGCCCACGGTCGGCACCTTCCGGGAGCGCGACGGCGCGCTGGAGTGGAGCGGCCGTCAGGAGACCCTGCGGATCGAGCCCTGGGGGCCGGACGCCGTCCGGGTGCGCGCCCGGCTCGGCGGACCGATCCTCGAGGGACTGCCGGGCGCCCTGCTCGACGAGCCGCCCGCCACCGAGAGCAGCGTCAAGACCGGTGACGGCGAGGGCCTGCTGACGGTCGGCGCGCTCACCGTCGAAGTGAGCGCCGAGGGCCTGGTCCGCTTCCTGCGCACCGACGACCGCACCGAGATCCTGGCCGAGGACCGCGCCCACTTCTGGTGGCCGGGCTCGCGCCTCTACACGGCCGTCGGCAACGGCCACCACCGTCTGGAGCAGCGGTTCGCCGCCTACGACGACGAGCAGTTGTACGGCCTCGGCCAGCACCAGCACGGCCGCCTCGACCAGAAGGGCCTGGTCCTGGATCTGGTCCAGCGCAACGCCGAGGTCGGCATCCCGGTGCTCACCTCGAACCGCGGCTACACGCTGCTGTGGAACAACCCGGCGATCGGCCGCGTCGAACTGGCCGGGAACGGCACCCGCTGGGTCGCCGACTCGGCCCGGCAGATCGACTACTGGATCACGGCCGGCGCCCCGGCCGACGGCCAGCGCCGCTACAGCGCGGTCACCGGCCGGACCCCGATGCTGCCGGCGTGGGCGGCGGGCTTCTGGCAGTGCAAGCTGCGCTATCGCACGCAGGACGAACTCCTCGAGGTGGCACGGGAGTACAAGCGCCGGGGGCTGCCGCTCGACGCCATCGTCTGCGACTTCTTCCACTGGACGCATCTGGGCGACTGGAAGTTCGACCCGGCCGAGTGGCCCGACCCGGCGGCGATGGTCCGCGAGCTCGAGGAACTGGGCGTCAAGCTGGTGGTGAGCGTGTGGCCGTCGGTGTCGCCGCTGAGCGAGAACCATCAGGTGCTGGAGCAGCGCGGCTACCTCATCGGCACCCAGTACGGCCCGATGGCACACGCCGACTGGCCCGACAAGGGGGTCGCGTCGACCGTCCAGGTGGCGTTCTACGACGCGACCAACCCCGAGGCCCGGGAATTCCTGTGGTCGAAGATCCGCGACAACTACCTCGCCCCGTACGGCATCACGGCCTTCTGGCTGGACGCCTGCGAGCCGGAGCTGAAGCCCGGCTTCCCGGAGAACCTGCGCTACTGGGCGGGTCCGGGTCTGGAGGTCGGCAACATGTACCCGGCCGAGAACGCCCGCACGTTCTACGAGGGGCTGCGCGCGGCCGGCGAGGAGGAGATCGTCAGCCTCAACCGCTCGGCGTGGGCGGGCAGTCAGCGCTACGGCGCCGCCCTGTGGTCCGGTGACATCGGGACCGACTTCCCGACGCTGCGCCGGCAGATCGCGGCCGGCCTCAACACCGCGCTGTCGGGCATTCCGTGGTGGAACACCGACATCGGCGGCTTCCACGGCGGCGACCCGGACGACCCGGCGTACCGGGAGGTGATGGTCCGCTGGTTCCAGTTCGGCGCGGTGTCCCCGCTGATGCGTCTGCACGGCTTCCGTGACCCGGGCATGCCGCTCGGCCCCGACATGACCGGCGGCCCGAACGAGGTGTGGTCGTACGGCGAGGAGGCGGGCGCGATCATGGAGGCGTACCTGCGGCTGCGCGAGCGGCTCAAGCCGTACGTCCTTGAGGTCATGCGGGAGGCGCACGAGGAGGGCCTGCCGCCCATGCGGCCGCTGTTCCTGGAGTTCCCCGGTGACCGGGCCGCCTGGTCGGTGGACGACTGCTACCTCTTCGGCCGGGACCTGCTCGTCGCGCCGGTGCTGACGGCGGGCGCGACGACCCGCACGGCCCACCTCCCGGCGGGCGCGGTCTGGACGGACGCGTGGACGGGCGAGACGTACGAGGGCGGGGCGACCGTGACGGTCGACGCCCCGCTGGACCGCCTCCCGCTGTTCCTGCGGGACGGGGCCCGGCTGCCGGTGGCCGAGTAACACCGATACGCCGACACTGGTCGAACTCCCTTGTGGCAAAGGGGGGTTGGCGGGGTAGGGGGCTGGCGTCCGCTGCCCCTCCGTCCCCCGCTGCCCCGCGAAAGGGTGTTCTGCCGTGTCCTCATCCCCGCTCGCCCTCACTGTGGCCGACCTGCTGCTGCGGCCCGGCTTCGCCTCCCGGCGCACGCCCGACCGCGTCTTCGACCGGCTCTCGGCCACGGCCCGCCCGGCGGACGGGGACGAGGAGTTCACCGAGGAGTTCCGGCGCCTGCTGCGCCACTGGTCCCGGGACGAGAACCTCACGCCGGTCGGCTGGTGGTCGGCGCAGGGGCACGTCCGGCGGCATCTGGCCAACCGCGCCCGGGTCCGGCGGCTGATCGCCGAGCACCCCGGGATCGCGCGGGAGCCGATCGAGCGGCCGGTGTTCGTGGTGGGCCTGCCGCGCACCGCCACGACGCTCACCCACGGTGTGCTCTCGCTGTCCGAGCAGCACCGGTGTCCCCTGCTGTGGGAGCTGCTGGCACCGGACCTGGAGGGCTCGCCCGAGCGGCGCCGCAGAGCGATCACCGCGGCGCGCCTGATGGTCGGCGCGATCGACCTGTTCGCGCCGCGCTACCGCGACATCCACCCGTTGGCGGCCGAGGGACCCGAGGAGTGCACGTTCGCCCTCCCGCACACCGTCATGCCGCTGTCCCAGGCCCGTGTCCCCGCCTACCGGGCGGCGCTGGAGGAGCGGGACTTCGTCCCCGACTACGCCTACCTCAAGCAGGTCTACCAGGTGCTCCAGTACGGCCGCCCGCGCCGCCGCTGGGTGCTGAAGTCGCCGCTGCACACCGGCAACCTCGACGCGCTGCTCGCCGTCTTCCCCGACGCCACGCTCGTGTGGACGCACCGGGATCCGGCCGTCGTCGTGGCCTCGTTCTGCAGCTTGATCGAGCACGGCATGGCGATCACCCGGCGGCCGCTCGACCTGCACGAGCTGGGCGCCACCTGGCTCGCCCTGCTGAGCCGTTCCGTGCGGCGCGGCCTCGCGGCCCGCGCCGCCGTACCGCGCGAGGCGCTGGTGGACGTCCCGTACTCCTGGCTGGGATCGGACCCGGCCACCGGAGCCCCGAAGCTCTACGACGCCGTGGGCGCCCGTTGGACCGACGCCGACGCGGCGCGGCTCCCCCGGATCGCCGCCCGGCCCAAGGGCAGCCGGCCGCACAGCTACGACCTGGCCCGTTACGGTCTGACCCGGGCCGACGTCGACACCGCGTTCGCCGACTACGACGTCCTGCGGGCCGAGGTCGACCGGGCCTGACGCACGGCGGGGGCCGGCCCCGCGGGGTGCGCGGAGCCGGCCCTGGAAGCCGGTCAGCTGCTGCTGACCGTCGCGCTGTTGGTCCTGAAGTCGAGGCCGCCGGACGACGAGGTGATCTCGAAGCCGAACTGCACGTCCCCGATGGTCTCGTTGCCGAACCAGCCCTTGGTGTCCTTGATCCACTTCAGGATCGGCAGGATGTTCACGGTGCCGGACGTCGAGTTCGAGGTGCGTACGAAGGAGAACACGTCGTTGGCGGTGTTGTTGCCCTTGTAGACGGTCCAGGTGTGACCGCCGAGGGTGACGGTGCCCTGCGAGGCGCCGAGAGGGCCGACGGCGCCGGTCTTGTTGACCCAGAGCATGACCTCGTAGCGATGCGCGGTGTCCCAGATGTCGTACGAGGTGTTGTACGAGCCGGCGGACGGGACGGTGACGTTGTAGCTGCCGGTGAGCGAGCCCAGCGAGGTGATCGACTTGTTGATCACCTTCTTGGAGTCGGGGTAGGACTTGATGCCACCGGTGTTGGGGTGGTTGGCCCAGACACCCCAGTTGGTGCCGGAGTTGGCCCAGAAGCACTGGCTGCCGGCGCCGGAGCCCCAGATGTTGTTGTAGAGGGTGTAGCCGTTCAGGCCGGTGTTGCCGTACTGCTCGCAGCTGTTCCAGACGGCGGCCGAGGCGGGGGCGGAGGCGAGGCCCACGGTGGCGCCGAGCGCGAGGGCGGGAGCGAGGAGGGCCTTGACGACCCTGCGGGGGGTTCGGGTGCGTGTTGCCATGGTGTCCCTTCCATGGGTGGGGGGAACTGCGTTCTTCTCGGGGGGAGTCACCACGTCCTCAGGGTGAGGACGTGGTCTTCTCCGGCGACCAGGTCGAGCGGTCGGGGATCGCCGGAGGAAGTCCGGAGTTCGACGCGGTGCGTGCGGTGCGGTGTGAGGACCGCACGCGCGCCGTGGGGGCCCCAGGTCAGGTCGAGTCCGGCGCCGAACCGGGTGCGTACGCCGCGCAGTTCGCCCGCCGGGAGCGCCGGGGGCACCGCCGGCAGCAGCACCAGCCGGTCGGGGGTGGACTGGACGAGCGCCTCGATCAGCAGGGCGGGCAGGGTGTGCGCGGCGTCGGCGTTGTAGACGTCGCGGCGGGGGTAGTGGGCGCTCATCAGGGAGTCGTGGAAGAAGTCGCCGTCGAGGACCGCTCCCAGGGCGTTCCCTACCCGCCGGCCGTCCCGGAGGCGGGCGGCGACCAGCGCGTGGTGCAGATGGCCGTGCGCGGAGTCGTTCTCGGCGCCGCGCAGCTCCAGGGCGCGGTGGGCGGCGGCGGCCGGCCGCGGGGTGTCGTAGGGGTTGATCTCGTCGAGCGGCCAGACACCGTACAGATGGCTGAGGTGGCGGTGGTCGTAGGAGTCGTCGAGGCCCGGCCAGGCCCATTCGGCGAGTGCCCCGTCGGCGTTGGTCCGGTGGGGCGGGAGGCGGTCGGCGAGGGCCCGCCAGCGGGCGGCCTCCTCGGGGGCCTCGGGGTGGTAGTCGGCCGCGGTGAGCAGCGCGTGCCGGGCCGCGGAGAGGTCCATGGCCGCGTTCAGCGCGCCCCAGCCGCCGTTCGCGGGCCGGTTCTCCGGTGAGTACGAGGGGACGACGACGAGCCGGCCGTCCCGGTCGGTGCGGGTGAGGAAGTCCTCGTAGAACCGGGCGACCTCGGCGAGGGCGGCGGCGGTGCGCGGGTCGCGGGCGCCGCGGGTCTCGTCGTGGTCGACGAGGGGCTTGAGCAGCCAGTCCGCGCCCGCGGTCCACAGGTGGAGCGGGTACTCGCGGCTGAAGTGGTAGGCCAGCCCGGACTCGCCGTCGGTGTGCGCGGGCGCGACCGCGCCCC includes:
- a CDS encoding TIM-barrel domain-containing protein; this translates as MNQPAENQPQVSLAQSSPTVGTFRERDGALEWSGRQETLRIEPWGPDAVRVRARLGGPILEGLPGALLDEPPATESSVKTGDGEGLLTVGALTVEVSAEGLVRFLRTDDRTEILAEDRAHFWWPGSRLYTAVGNGHHRLEQRFAAYDDEQLYGLGQHQHGRLDQKGLVLDLVQRNAEVGIPVLTSNRGYTLLWNNPAIGRVELAGNGTRWVADSARQIDYWITAGAPADGQRRYSAVTGRTPMLPAWAAGFWQCKLRYRTQDELLEVAREYKRRGLPLDAIVCDFFHWTHLGDWKFDPAEWPDPAAMVRELEELGVKLVVSVWPSVSPLSENHQVLEQRGYLIGTQYGPMAHADWPDKGVASTVQVAFYDATNPEAREFLWSKIRDNYLAPYGITAFWLDACEPELKPGFPENLRYWAGPGLEVGNMYPAENARTFYEGLRAAGEEEIVSLNRSAWAGSQRYGAALWSGDIGTDFPTLRRQIAAGLNTALSGIPWWNTDIGGFHGGDPDDPAYREVMVRWFQFGAVSPLMRLHGFRDPGMPLGPDMTGGPNEVWSYGEEAGAIMEAYLRLRERLKPYVLEVMREAHEEGLPPMRPLFLEFPGDRAAWSVDDCYLFGRDLLVAPVLTAGATTRTAHLPAGAVWTDAWTGETYEGGATVTVDAPLDRLPLFLRDGARLPVAE
- a CDS encoding sulfotransferase, which gives rise to MSSSPLALTVADLLLRPGFASRRTPDRVFDRLSATARPADGDEEFTEEFRRLLRHWSRDENLTPVGWWSAQGHVRRHLANRARVRRLIAEHPGIAREPIERPVFVVGLPRTATTLTHGVLSLSEQHRCPLLWELLAPDLEGSPERRRRAITAARLMVGAIDLFAPRYRDIHPLAAEGPEECTFALPHTVMPLSQARVPAYRAALEERDFVPDYAYLKQVYQVLQYGRPRRRWVLKSPLHTGNLDALLAVFPDATLVWTHRDPAVVVASFCSLIEHGMAITRRPLDLHELGATWLALLSRSVRRGLAARAAVPREALVDVPYSWLGSDPATGAPKLYDAVGARWTDADAARLPRIAARPKGSRPHSYDLARYGLTRADVDTAFADYDVLRAEVDRA
- a CDS encoding LacI family DNA-binding transcriptional regulator; its protein translation is MVTLAEVAQHAGVSASTVSYVLSGKRSISTTTRQRVEQSIRELGYHPNAGARALASSRSNIIALMIPLRTDIYVPVMMEIAIAVATTARAYGYDVLLLTGEEGPDAVRRVTGSGLADAMILMDVELDDERLPLLRSTDQPSVLIGLPADTSGLTCVDLDFAATGALCVEHLAQLGHRDVAVIGEAPAVYERHTGFAERTLDGLRHRARELGLRLLHRPCEGGYDAMAVTLARVLDERPGTTGFVVQNESAVEPLLALLRQQGRAVPEDVSVVAICPDQVAVQASVRLTSVAIPAQEMGRHAVERLVAKLEGRGGDEVVLIAPELTVRASSGPAPSGA